A stretch of Arthrobacter sunyaminii DNA encodes these proteins:
- a CDS encoding MBL fold metallo-hydrolase: MFDLKNVTIRSRSVSSMDNNVYVLTDRDTGAQVLIDAAADFPAIRELLSEAAADAAVPAKVELIVTTHSHWDHVRALAEAVQATGARTAAGREDAPDIEVPTNMLLVDGDTLHIGGPGGFELEAIKLRGHTPGSVALLYRDPNGPAHLFTGDSLFPGGLGNTQQDPERFASLYADVVERVFGQLPDDTIVHPGHGAGTTLGAERPHLPEWKERGW, from the coding sequence ATGTTTGATTTGAAGAACGTCACCATCCGCAGCCGGTCCGTGTCCAGCATGGACAACAACGTGTACGTCCTCACGGACAGGGACACGGGGGCGCAGGTCCTCATCGACGCCGCAGCTGACTTTCCGGCCATCCGGGAGCTGCTGTCCGAAGCGGCCGCAGACGCCGCTGTTCCCGCAAAGGTGGAGCTGATAGTCACCACTCACAGCCACTGGGACCATGTACGGGCGCTCGCTGAAGCCGTGCAGGCCACCGGAGCACGCACCGCCGCCGGCCGTGAAGATGCGCCGGATATCGAGGTGCCCACCAACATGCTGCTCGTGGACGGGGATACCCTCCACATCGGCGGGCCCGGGGGGTTCGAGCTCGAGGCCATCAAGCTCCGCGGCCACACCCCCGGTTCAGTGGCCCTGCTCTACCGCGATCCGAACGGCCCGGCGCATCTGTTTACCGGCGATTCCCTCTTCCCCGGGGGATTGGGCAACACCCAGCAGGATCCGGAACGTTTCGCGTCGCTCTATGCAGACGTAGTCGAACGCGTGTTCGGACAGCTCCCGGATGACACCATCGTCCACCCGGGCCACGGGGCAGGAACAACACTGGGCGCAGAGCGGCCGCACCTGCCGGAATGGAAGGAACGCGGCTGGTAG
- a CDS encoding APC family permease, whose product MATVPSSSASGPSAAVKPQIGLVACVAFGVGTTVGGGVFTLSGTAINLAGSGAVLSYVIAGVVMALCALSFVVVSTRAKDGESGYGPVGDILSPFWRFVVMWAFYLNGATIVAYLVDSFGDYLSEYFLPAVGALTLGLVATVLVTALNLGPTSLVAKAETWIVGIKLALLVLFAVWGLTELTPEKVDRPLPQGTGGVFSAAALLFTAYTGFNVITNMAGSVKNPRKTVPRAILLTLLVSGIIYLGTALAMVASGVTVFTATGVSQAAEIVMGTWGGVLVAFAACLSTLSGANANVLGASEIMLRMVARGDVPPALGRQTRNGHPYVSVLLLGVITVVLVLLNDTTFVVSVANVAAIVAMIVVSVAAAVLGFRKWPGEGAKLPLGPVIPILAVLAAASQLPSLDPAALITGFLLTALGGALYLARHYQRGGAGDRAHANEQIDNLNTPLMKAARRRPGQSPS is encoded by the coding sequence GTGGCCACAGTACCGTCGTCGTCCGCTTCCGGGCCTTCAGCCGCCGTCAAACCTCAAATCGGACTGGTTGCCTGCGTGGCGTTCGGTGTCGGCACCACGGTGGGCGGCGGCGTTTTCACCCTGTCCGGAACGGCGATCAACCTGGCCGGTTCCGGAGCGGTTCTGAGCTATGTCATTGCGGGCGTTGTCATGGCCCTGTGTGCACTGTCCTTCGTTGTGGTCTCCACGCGGGCGAAGGACGGGGAATCCGGTTACGGGCCCGTCGGGGACATCCTGAGTCCGTTTTGGCGCTTTGTGGTGATGTGGGCGTTCTACCTCAACGGAGCCACGATCGTCGCCTACCTCGTTGACTCCTTCGGTGATTACCTCAGCGAGTATTTCCTGCCGGCCGTCGGCGCCCTGACCCTCGGGCTGGTTGCCACCGTCCTGGTCACGGCACTTAATCTGGGGCCGACGTCGCTGGTCGCCAAGGCGGAAACCTGGATCGTGGGCATCAAACTCGCGCTGCTCGTGCTGTTTGCCGTCTGGGGCCTGACGGAACTGACTCCGGAAAAGGTTGACCGGCCGCTGCCGCAGGGCACCGGTGGCGTCTTTTCGGCGGCAGCGCTGTTGTTCACCGCGTACACCGGCTTCAACGTCATCACGAATATGGCCGGCTCGGTGAAGAATCCGCGCAAAACGGTGCCCCGTGCCATCCTGCTCACCCTGCTGGTGTCCGGAATCATCTATCTGGGCACGGCCCTGGCCATGGTGGCCAGCGGAGTCACGGTCTTTACGGCCACCGGTGTCTCCCAGGCCGCAGAAATCGTGATGGGTACCTGGGGCGGCGTGCTGGTGGCCTTCGCGGCGTGCCTGTCCACCCTGTCCGGTGCCAACGCGAATGTGCTCGGCGCTTCGGAAATCATGCTGCGGATGGTGGCCCGCGGGGATGTGCCGCCCGCACTCGGCCGCCAGACCCGCAACGGCCACCCCTATGTGAGCGTGCTGTTGCTGGGTGTCATCACCGTGGTCCTGGTGCTGCTCAATGACACCACCTTCGTGGTCTCGGTCGCCAACGTGGCGGCTATCGTGGCCATGATTGTCGTGAGCGTTGCGGCCGCTGTGCTGGGGTTCCGCAAATGGCCGGGCGAGGGAGCCAAGCTCCCGCTGGGTCCGGTCATTCCGATCCTCGCGGTCCTGGCAGCAGCGAGCCAGCTGCCGTCTCTGGACCCGGCCGCCCTGATCACCGGCTTCCTGCTCACCGCCCTGGGTGGTGCGCTGTACCTGGCGCGGCACTATCAGCGCGGCGGTGCCGGGGACCGGGCGCACGCCAATGAACAGATCGACAACCTGAACACGCCGCTGATGAAGGCTGCACGGCGGCGGCCGGGACAGTCCCCGTCCTAG
- a CDS encoding ABC transporter ATP-binding protein: protein MLLRLVRQNLAPYKGAVAAVVVLQFLQTAATLFLPTLNAGIIDRGVVPANTGVILDLGGWMLVITAGQVVCAVAATYFASRVAMSVGRNIRDELFTTVESFSSREVGVFGAPSLITRTTNDVQQVQMALLMTFTVMVSAPIMGIGGVLLALNQDVALSGILLLILPVLFAVIGLVLRRLIPLFRRAQKQIDRVNSVLREQIMGVAVIRAFVRERTEEARFDTANADLTGTQLRTAQYMALLFPAAMLVANLASVAVVWFGAYRIDAGQMQIGALTAFIAYIMQILMAVMMSMFMIMMLPRAAVCAERIYEVLDTESTVHDADAAAPLVYDGGTLDFREVGYTYPGAEAPVLQDISFTAQSGQTTAIIGSTGAGKSTLLNLVPRLLDATSGGIYIDGQDIEAVTLHSLRSGIGLVPQKAYLFSGTIASNLRFGRPEATDAELWEALEIAQAAEFVRDSEGALEHRVEQGGGNFSGGQRQRLAIARALVVRPAIYLFDDSFSALDFATDARLRAALKQRTRNSTVLIVAQRINTIADAARIVVLDEGRVAGQGTHEELLETSSTYREIVESQLTAEEVQ from the coding sequence GTGCTCCTAAGGCTTGTCCGGCAAAACCTGGCGCCCTACAAAGGTGCCGTTGCCGCCGTCGTCGTCCTGCAGTTCCTGCAAACCGCCGCCACACTGTTCCTGCCCACCCTGAACGCCGGCATCATTGACCGCGGCGTGGTCCCCGCCAATACCGGCGTGATCCTGGATCTGGGCGGCTGGATGCTCGTGATCACGGCAGGCCAGGTGGTCTGTGCCGTGGCCGCCACGTACTTTGCGTCACGGGTGGCCATGAGTGTGGGCCGCAACATCAGGGACGAGCTGTTCACCACGGTGGAGTCCTTCTCCTCGCGGGAAGTGGGGGTGTTTGGCGCCCCTTCCCTGATCACCCGCACCACCAATGACGTGCAGCAGGTGCAGATGGCGCTGCTGATGACGTTCACGGTGATGGTGTCCGCGCCGATCATGGGCATTGGCGGAGTGCTGCTGGCATTGAACCAGGACGTGGCCCTGTCCGGGATCCTGCTGCTGATCCTGCCGGTGCTCTTTGCCGTCATCGGACTGGTGCTGCGCCGGCTGATTCCGCTGTTCCGGCGGGCGCAGAAGCAGATTGACCGCGTCAACTCGGTGCTCCGGGAGCAGATCATGGGGGTGGCGGTGATCCGGGCCTTCGTTCGCGAGCGCACCGAGGAAGCCCGCTTCGACACCGCCAACGCGGATCTGACCGGAACCCAGCTGCGGACCGCCCAGTACATGGCGCTGCTGTTTCCGGCGGCCATGCTGGTGGCCAACCTGGCGTCCGTGGCGGTGGTCTGGTTCGGCGCCTACCGGATTGACGCCGGGCAGATGCAGATCGGTGCCCTGACCGCGTTCATCGCCTACATCATGCAAATCCTGATGGCCGTCATGATGTCCATGTTCATGATCATGATGCTGCCGCGTGCCGCCGTCTGCGCCGAACGGATCTACGAGGTCCTGGACACGGAAAGCACGGTGCACGACGCCGATGCCGCCGCCCCGCTGGTGTACGACGGCGGCACCCTGGACTTCAGGGAGGTGGGCTACACCTACCCGGGGGCCGAGGCTCCGGTGCTGCAGGACATCAGCTTTACGGCACAGTCCGGACAAACCACGGCCATCATAGGATCCACCGGAGCGGGCAAGTCCACCCTGCTGAACCTGGTGCCGCGGCTGCTGGATGCCACCTCCGGGGGGATCTACATCGACGGACAGGACATTGAGGCGGTCACGCTGCACTCCCTGCGCAGCGGCATAGGCCTGGTGCCGCAGAAGGCCTACCTTTTCTCCGGCACCATTGCTTCGAATCTGCGCTTTGGACGCCCCGAGGCCACGGATGCCGAGCTCTGGGAAGCGCTGGAGATTGCCCAGGCTGCGGAATTTGTCCGCGATTCCGAGGGGGCGCTGGAGCACCGGGTGGAGCAGGGCGGCGGCAACTTCTCCGGAGGGCAGCGCCAGCGCCTGGCCATTGCCCGCGCCCTGGTGGTGCGGCCGGCCATCTACCTCTTCGATGACAGCTTCTCCGCACTGGACTTTGCCACCGACGCCCGGCTGCGTGCCGCCCTGAAACAGCGGACCCGGAATTCCACGGTGCTGATCGTGGCGCAGCGCATCAACACCATTGCCGACGCCGCGCGCATTGTTGTCCTTGACGAGGGGCGCGTTGCCGGCCAGGGGACGCATGAGGAGCTGCTGGAGACCTCTTCCACCTACCGGGAGATTGTTGAATCCCAGCTGACGGCGGAGGAGGTGCAGTGA
- a CDS encoding trans-aconitate 2-methyltransferase produces the protein MKWDPRKYTQFSSHRDRPFFDLTARIQADAPRRVVDLGCGPGTLTAALAARWPEARVTGVDSSAEMVEQAGALEGAPANLEFVRGGIEEWEPQPGTDVVVSNAALQWVPGHQDLMRRWAKQLDAGAWLAVQVPGNFGAPSHALMRELAASAAWSDKLDGVLRHADAVDEPEDYLGLLTEAGFDADVWETSYSQVLQGEDPVLEWVRGTALRPVIAALDPEDFGRFEAEYAALLREAYPQHAWGTVFPFRRIFMVGRKQG, from the coding sequence ATGAAATGGGATCCCCGAAAATACACACAGTTCTCCTCGCACCGCGACCGCCCCTTTTTTGATTTGACCGCGCGCATCCAGGCCGACGCGCCGCGCCGCGTCGTCGACCTGGGCTGCGGACCCGGCACCCTGACGGCGGCGCTCGCCGCCCGCTGGCCCGAAGCCCGGGTTACCGGCGTCGACTCCTCCGCTGAAATGGTGGAGCAGGCGGGCGCCCTGGAGGGCGCTCCGGCGAATCTGGAATTTGTCCGCGGGGGCATCGAGGAATGGGAACCGCAGCCCGGAACCGATGTGGTGGTCTCCAACGCTGCCCTGCAGTGGGTCCCCGGCCACCAGGACCTGATGCGCCGCTGGGCCAAACAGCTCGACGCCGGCGCCTGGCTCGCCGTGCAGGTTCCCGGCAACTTCGGGGCCCCGTCACACGCCCTGATGCGCGAACTCGCCGCGAGCGCTGCCTGGTCGGACAAACTGGACGGTGTCCTGCGCCATGCCGACGCCGTGGATGAACCGGAGGATTACCTTGGCCTGCTGACCGAGGCGGGATTTGACGCCGATGTTTGGGAGACCAGCTACTCCCAGGTCCTGCAGGGCGAGGACCCGGTGCTCGAATGGGTGCGCGGAACAGCCCTGCGGCCGGTTATCGCAGCTTTGGACCCGGAGGACTTCGGGCGGTTCGAAGCCGAGTATGCCGCCCTGCTGCGGGAGGCCTATCCGCAGCACGCCTGGGGTACCGTCTTTCCGTTCCGCCGGATCTTCATGGTGGGCCGGAAGCAGGGCTAG
- a CDS encoding GntR family transcriptional regulator: MSDDVLSWVRIDAASSVPPFEQLRVQILDAANDGRLPVGTRLPPVRALAARMGLAVNTVARAYRELEQAEVVTTRSRAGTVIAAAGDNGKRRVAEAARIFADSVRANGMDPKEAVTYVETALRLR; encoded by the coding sequence GTGAGCGACGACGTCCTGTCCTGGGTCCGCATCGACGCGGCAAGCTCGGTTCCTCCCTTTGAGCAGCTGAGGGTCCAGATTCTCGACGCTGCCAATGACGGAAGGCTCCCCGTCGGAACCCGGCTGCCCCCCGTGCGGGCGCTCGCCGCCCGGATGGGCCTGGCCGTAAACACCGTCGCCCGGGCCTACCGCGAACTGGAGCAGGCCGAGGTGGTGACCACGCGCTCGCGGGCGGGAACCGTCATCGCTGCGGCCGGAGACAACGGCAAGCGGCGGGTGGCCGAAGCAGCCCGGATCTTCGCGGACTCGGTCCGTGCCAACGGGATGGATCCGAAGGAAGCAGTGACTTACGTCGAGACGGCTCTTCGCCTGCGGTGA
- a CDS encoding ABC transporter ATP-binding protein: MRAGHGPGARGPAAKPLNFRSSVRRILALMSPDRMRVALVMVAAVVSVALAVTAPRILGEATNVIFDGVIGAGLQPGISKADQVQALRDSGEDQLADMLAAMDVVPGQGLDFGRLGMLVLGVLAIYLAAFFFGWLQARVTARVVQGAMYRLRKEVDGKLFRLPMSHFQRESRGDVLSRVTNDIDNLAQTLSQTLTQIITSALTIVGVLGMMLWLSPLLALIAVITVPVSAVVTVLIARRSQAQFMQQWKSTGEVNGYIEEMFSAQDVVKAFGQQERVVEGFRPANETLYRSSFKAQFVSGIIMPTMQFISNLNYVAVAVVGGLLVANGRLSIGGVQAFIQYSRQFSQPLGQIGSLINMLQSGVASAERVFELLDEKEQDPDPRDALTLKDVQGRVAFEHVDFSYSPEAPLIRDLSFTAEPGQTVAIVGPTGAGKTTLVNLLMRFYEVDSGRITIDGTDIARMRRDDVRQLIGMVLQDAWLFEGTIRENLAYGAPGATDEQIVEAARATHVDHFVRSLPEGYDTLLEYDGGSLSQGQRQLITIARAWLANPSILILDEATSSVDTRTEISIRLAMNALREARTSFVIAHRLSTIRDADVILVVRHGEIVEQGTHDALLAAEGFYAQLYRSQFAGTETVAEGAGDGAGPL; encoded by the coding sequence ATGCGCGCCGGACACGGACCGGGCGCCCGCGGTCCGGCTGCCAAACCTTTGAACTTCCGGTCCAGCGTCCGGAGGATCCTGGCCCTGATGAGCCCGGACCGGATGCGGGTGGCACTGGTGATGGTGGCCGCCGTCGTTTCCGTGGCGCTCGCCGTTACCGCACCCCGGATCCTGGGGGAGGCGACCAACGTCATCTTTGACGGCGTGATCGGCGCCGGGCTGCAGCCGGGAATCAGCAAGGCCGACCAGGTGCAGGCCCTGCGCGACTCGGGGGAGGATCAACTGGCGGACATGCTCGCCGCCATGGATGTGGTGCCCGGCCAGGGACTGGATTTCGGGCGGCTCGGGATGCTGGTGCTGGGGGTGCTGGCGATCTATCTTGCGGCGTTCTTCTTCGGCTGGCTGCAGGCACGCGTCACCGCGCGGGTGGTGCAGGGGGCCATGTACCGGCTGCGGAAGGAGGTGGACGGCAAGCTGTTCCGGCTTCCCATGTCCCACTTCCAGCGCGAATCACGCGGCGACGTGCTCAGCCGCGTCACCAATGACATCGACAACCTGGCGCAGACGCTTTCCCAGACACTGACCCAGATCATCACCTCCGCGCTCACCATCGTGGGGGTGCTGGGCATGATGTTGTGGCTCTCCCCGCTGCTGGCACTGATAGCCGTGATCACGGTGCCGGTGTCCGCGGTCGTGACCGTACTTATCGCCAGGCGCTCGCAGGCGCAGTTCATGCAGCAGTGGAAGTCCACGGGGGAGGTCAACGGGTATATCGAGGAAATGTTCAGCGCGCAGGACGTGGTGAAGGCCTTTGGCCAGCAGGAACGCGTGGTGGAGGGATTCCGGCCCGCCAACGAGACCCTCTACCGCTCCTCCTTCAAGGCACAGTTCGTTTCCGGCATCATCATGCCCACCATGCAGTTCATCTCCAACCTGAACTATGTGGCGGTGGCCGTGGTGGGTGGTCTCCTGGTGGCCAACGGGCGTCTGTCCATCGGGGGAGTGCAGGCCTTCATCCAGTACAGCCGGCAGTTCTCCCAGCCCCTGGGGCAGATCGGCTCGCTGATCAACATGCTGCAGTCAGGTGTTGCCTCAGCCGAACGTGTGTTCGAACTTTTGGATGAGAAGGAACAGGACCCGGACCCCAGGGATGCGCTGACCCTCAAGGATGTGCAGGGCCGCGTAGCTTTTGAGCACGTGGATTTCAGCTACTCCCCGGAAGCTCCCCTGATCCGGGACCTGTCCTTTACTGCAGAGCCCGGGCAGACCGTGGCGATTGTCGGTCCCACGGGGGCTGGAAAGACCACCCTGGTCAACCTGCTGATGCGCTTCTATGAGGTGGATTCCGGCAGGATCACCATCGACGGTACGGATATTGCACGCATGCGGCGCGACGACGTGCGGCAGCTGATCGGCATGGTGCTCCAAGATGCGTGGCTGTTCGAGGGGACCATTAGGGAGAACCTGGCCTACGGGGCTCCCGGCGCGACCGACGAACAGATAGTCGAGGCGGCCCGCGCCACCCATGTGGACCACTTTGTGCGCTCGCTGCCCGAAGGGTATGACACGCTCCTGGAATACGACGGCGGTTCACTGAGCCAGGGACAGCGGCAGCTGATCACCATCGCGCGGGCCTGGCTGGCGAACCCGTCCATCCTGATACTGGACGAGGCAACCAGTTCCGTGGATACCCGAACCGAGATCTCCATCCGGCTGGCAATGAATGCCCTGCGGGAGGCGCGGACCAGTTTCGTGATCGCCCACCGGCTCTCAACCATCCGGGACGCGGACGTCATCCTGGTGGTGCGGCACGGCGAGATTGTGGAACAGGGAACGCATGACGCACTGCTGGCAGCCGAGGGGTTCTATGCCCAGCTGTACCGGTCCCAGTTTGCCGGGACGGAAACCGTCGCCGAAGGTGCGGGCGACGGGGCGGGGCCGCTGTGA
- the uvrA gene encoding excinuclease ABC subunit UvrA has protein sequence MADNANEPHSGNDLSRLIVKGAREHNLQNVDLDLPRDAMIVFTGLSGSGKSSLAFDTIFAEGQRRYVESLSSYARMFLGQVDKPDVDFIEGLSPAVSIDQKSTSKNPRSTVGTITEIYDYMRLLWARVGTPFCPVCGEPVSRQTPQQIVDQLLELEEGTRFQILAPVVRGRKGEFVDLFKELAAKGYSRAKVDGEQIQLSDPPKLGKQYKHTIEVVVDRLVAKDGIRQRLTDSVETALALADGRILADFVDLDEKSDERVRAFSEHLACPNEHPLAIDEIEPRSFSFNNPFGACPVCTGIGSRLEVDEDLVIPNPNLSLAAGAVAPWALGNATLEYWNRLLAGLAKELGFSMDVPWKKLPAKAREAILNGKDHKVVVQYKNRFGRERKYSTGFEGVIQYIHRKHLETESDSARDRYEEYMREIACPACGGARLNPASLSVLINGKNIAEAGNLPLRDAAAFFEGLELTAREAKIGDQVLKEILARLTFLLDVGLEYLSLDRPAATLSGGEAQRIRLATQIGSGLVGVLYVLDEPSIGLHQKDNRRLIETLARLRNLGNTLIVVEHDEDTIHEADWVVDIGPGAGERGGEVVHSGSLEGLLKNERSLTGAYLSGRRKIEIPAKRRKVDKSRQLKIVGARENNLRNIDVSIPLGVFTAVTGVSGSGKSTLINDILYKTLAAKLNGAKHVAGRHTRIDGLENLDKVIHVDQSPIGRTPRSNPATYTGVWDHIRKLFAETTESKVRGYLPGRFSFNVKGGRCEACHGDGTLKIEMNFLPDVYVPCEVCHGGRFNRETLEVHYKGKNIAEVLNMSIEDAAEFFAAFSPIARHLNTLVDVGLGYVRLGQPATTLSGGEAQRVKLAAELQKRSNGRSVYVLDEPTTGLHFEDVRKLLLVLQGLVDKGNTVITIEHNLDVIKSADWLIDMGPEGGNGGGQVIAQGTPEKVAKSEVSHTGRFLAEMFAKQN, from the coding sequence ATGGCCGATAATGCCAATGAGCCGCACAGCGGCAACGATCTCTCCCGCCTGATCGTCAAGGGCGCACGGGAGCACAATCTGCAGAACGTGGATCTGGATTTGCCGCGTGACGCGATGATTGTCTTTACCGGGCTTTCCGGTTCCGGAAAGTCTTCTTTGGCCTTTGACACCATCTTTGCCGAGGGGCAGCGCCGCTACGTCGAATCCCTGTCCTCCTACGCGCGGATGTTCCTGGGCCAGGTGGACAAGCCGGATGTGGACTTCATCGAAGGGCTGTCCCCGGCGGTGTCCATCGACCAGAAGTCCACCTCCAAGAACCCGCGGTCCACGGTTGGCACCATTACCGAAATCTACGACTACATGCGGCTGCTCTGGGCGCGCGTGGGCACTCCGTTCTGTCCGGTCTGCGGCGAGCCCGTTTCCCGGCAGACGCCGCAGCAGATCGTCGACCAGCTGCTGGAGCTCGAAGAGGGCACCCGCTTCCAGATCCTTGCTCCCGTGGTGCGCGGCCGCAAGGGCGAGTTTGTGGACCTGTTCAAGGAGCTCGCCGCCAAGGGTTACTCCCGGGCCAAGGTCGACGGCGAGCAGATCCAGCTGTCCGATCCGCCCAAGCTTGGCAAGCAGTACAAACACACCATCGAAGTGGTGGTGGACCGGCTGGTCGCCAAGGACGGCATCCGGCAGCGCCTGACCGACTCGGTGGAGACGGCCCTCGCGCTGGCCGACGGCAGGATCCTGGCCGACTTCGTGGACCTTGACGAAAAGAGCGACGAACGGGTCCGGGCTTTCTCCGAGCACCTGGCCTGCCCCAACGAGCATCCGCTGGCCATCGATGAGATTGAACCCCGGTCCTTCTCCTTCAACAACCCCTTCGGCGCCTGCCCGGTTTGCACCGGTATCGGCAGCCGGCTCGAAGTTGACGAAGACCTGGTCATCCCGAACCCGAACCTCAGCCTCGCCGCCGGAGCCGTGGCGCCGTGGGCGCTGGGCAACGCCACCCTGGAGTACTGGAACCGGCTGCTGGCCGGCCTGGCCAAGGAACTGGGCTTCTCCATGGACGTGCCGTGGAAGAAGCTTCCGGCCAAGGCGCGCGAAGCCATCCTGAACGGCAAGGACCACAAAGTGGTGGTCCAGTATAAGAACCGCTTTGGGCGTGAGCGGAAGTACAGCACCGGCTTCGAAGGGGTTATCCAGTACATCCACCGCAAGCACCTCGAAACCGAGTCGGACAGTGCCCGCGACCGGTACGAGGAATACATGCGGGAAATTGCCTGCCCCGCCTGCGGAGGAGCGCGGCTGAATCCCGCTTCGCTGTCCGTGCTCATCAACGGCAAGAACATTGCCGAGGCGGGCAACCTTCCCCTGCGGGATGCCGCGGCGTTCTTCGAGGGCCTGGAATTGACGGCCCGCGAGGCGAAGATCGGTGACCAGGTCCTGAAGGAAATCCTGGCCCGCCTGACCTTCCTGCTCGACGTCGGGCTCGAGTACCTGAGCCTGGACCGGCCGGCGGCCACGCTCTCCGGCGGCGAGGCTCAGCGTATCCGGCTGGCCACCCAGATCGGTTCGGGGCTGGTGGGTGTCCTGTATGTCCTGGACGAGCCGTCCATCGGGCTGCACCAGAAGGACAACCGCCGTCTGATCGAAACACTGGCCCGCCTGCGGAACCTGGGCAACACCCTGATTGTGGTGGAGCACGATGAAGACACCATCCACGAAGCGGACTGGGTGGTGGACATCGGACCGGGTGCCGGTGAGCGCGGCGGCGAAGTGGTCCACTCCGGATCCCTGGAGGGCCTGCTCAAGAACGAGCGCTCCCTGACCGGCGCCTACCTGTCCGGACGGCGGAAGATCGAGATTCCGGCCAAGCGGCGCAAGGTGGACAAATCCCGGCAGTTGAAGATTGTGGGTGCCCGGGAAAACAACCTGCGCAACATCGACGTCAGCATTCCACTGGGCGTCTTCACGGCGGTGACCGGCGTCAGCGGCTCCGGCAAGTCCACCCTGATCAACGACATCCTGTATAAGACGCTTGCGGCCAAGCTCAACGGTGCCAAGCACGTTGCCGGCCGGCACACGCGTATTGACGGCCTGGAGAACCTGGACAAGGTCATCCACGTGGACCAGAGCCCGATCGGCCGCACGCCGCGGTCCAACCCGGCCACCTACACCGGCGTCTGGGACCACATCCGGAAGCTCTTCGCGGAGACTACGGAGTCCAAGGTCCGCGGCTACCTCCCCGGCCGGTTCTCCTTCAACGTGAAGGGCGGCCGCTGCGAGGCCTGCCACGGCGACGGCACCCTGAAGATCGAAATGAACTTCCTGCCGGATGTCTACGTGCCCTGCGAGGTCTGCCACGGCGGGCGGTTCAACCGCGAAACCCTTGAGGTGCATTACAAGGGCAAGAACATCGCCGAAGTGCTGAACATGTCGATCGAGGACGCCGCGGAATTCTTCGCCGCCTTCTCTCCGATTGCCCGGCACCTGAACACCCTGGTGGACGTTGGGCTGGGCTACGTGCGGCTCGGCCAGCCGGCCACCACCCTCTCCGGCGGTGAAGCACAGCGCGTCAAGCTCGCTGCGGAACTGCAGAAGCGGTCCAACGGGCGCAGCGTCTACGTGTTGGACGAGCCCACCACCGGCCTGCACTTCGAGGATGTCCGCAAGCTGCTGCTGGTCCTGCAGGGCCTGGTGGACAAGGGCAACACGGTCATCACCATCGAGCACAACCTGGACGTCATCAAGAGCGCCGACTGGCTCATCGACATGGGTCCGGAGGGCGGGAACGGCGGCGGGCAGGTCATAGCGCAGGGAACGCCGGAAAAGGTGGCCAAGTCCGAGGTCAGCCATACCGGCAGGTTCCTCGCGGAAATGTTCGCCAAGCAGAACTGA